CACAGGGAAGGACGATCAGGCAGAGGTCTCGCCGGTGCTGGTGACGGAACTGCGGTACTGTCATCATCCCCCGCGAGCGTCTCGCTCTCACCACGAGCCAACAGGGCGGCCGCGGCGGATCGCGAGTCAGCGCTGCAGCCCATGCCAGTTGCCAACTACACGCAAGTGAACAGCAGGGCCAGGGATGACGTCCACACAAGAGCAGCAGCGAGACCGTGGTCCAGGCGCAGCAACTTCTCCGACGAGATCACTGACGAGAAAAGGCCGGGAGGAAGAGGAGTGATCAAGGTCGGGCCGTGGGGAGGATCCGGCGGGGCACCTTTCTACATGCGCGGCGGCCGCGGCGTGAGCGCCCCTCGCGTGCGCAGTGTCACCCTGCAGTACACCGACGACGCCATCCATTCCTTCTCTCAAAGCTCAGACGAGGCCATGGTGAAGCAGACGCTCCAACGAGCAGAAGGTGGTGGCCAAGGTAGAGCTCGTCTAACGGTACGTGCATCAACTAAGCATATATTACTTTCGTCCTAAATTACTTGTCTTTTGTCTAGATCTACCACAACACTAATAATTAACCAACATCTTGAAATATACTCTGATGAAATATATCTTTACAATTAACTATGCCGTTTCTCTTGAGGAACATAGACCGATTGGTGTTTACGAAGAACTAATTATAAAAGGttttatcatttatgccactAGTTATGTCCCATTACTCAGTTTTGCCATCAGAAGTTTCAACTACTCAAAAATAACATCGATCTGTGAGATGCTTGCTAAAAAATGccattagatatctaaaaaatgccatcattccgttagatgtttgctcaaaaatgccattaaaCATTATTATTTGCATAtaaaacccgttgaccatgttatatgacaaaaataagcaTCAACATGTCAGTTCTCTctatctcacaatgataagtgtggctCCACTTGTCAGGAGTAAGCAAGCGAacaattttacaggaaaataagaacgaTGTTGGGATCAAGTGGGCCCCACACTTGATTGTAGTGAGATAGAGAGAGAGCTGACATGTTGGTCCAtaggtatttatgtcattataacatgACAAAAGAGATTTGAGATCACAATAGTGATGTTCAGTGACATTTTTAAGTATGTGTCTAATGAAGTGATGACACTTTTGATCAGTTAGAAATTCTAGTGACAAAATTGAGTAGTGTGACACAACTGGTAACTGATagcataaatgataaaaacccaATTATAAGATGGTAACTTGCTCCTTTCTATTTTTCTTTTCGGTAGGACTCTCCTAACCGAGACCTTCTTTTTAGCCCTACGAACAGATCAACTTTGCATCGGATGAGCAGCTCATCGCAGTCGAGGGGACTTATGGGCATTGCAGCTATGTTCGGGCAGTGGTTGTCACCTCGCTGACGTTCCGTACAGACAAGGGGAGAACATACGGGCCGTATGGCAAAGAGACCGGCACTCCCTTCTCCATCCCGGCCGCGAATGGATGCATCGTAGGCTTCTGGGGACGTTCCGGCTGGCTCCTTGACGCCATCGGTGTTTACATCAGGCCGTGCCAAGCTCTCATGGCAGCTTAAGAAGCAACCACGGTTGTTATGGTTCCTTATGATATCCACTAGGAGGAAAGGGAAGAATGTAATATACATACACTGTTTTACCATCACGCTATTGTGTGTAGTTGTACTATGTAATTTCAGAAAATAAGCTGCGAGACATGTGGACGTTTATCTCTTGAAGCGAATATATAAATGATCAAAGTTTCTGAATGTGTTTTACGGCTTTTTACGACTAAAGTACAAGAAAATCTGCCCTTTATATGGAAGATAGAAAATATCGTAAGGAAAAGTTAATCTTAGGAAAAAACTAACGCCCAAACGTGTAGCATCTTGCAGATCGCCCACACGCCTTTTTTACCATTCATTTTGCTACATGTGAACATATGACATCAGCAGGAATCTTTTAGATTTTCGgtttaaaaatgttttatctcctaattaaaaaTCGAATTAAAAATCCgttcaccattaaatccgtctcgacgagatcttcaaaactagaccccatgttgatatATTTCGACGAATTTTTTTTTTACCCAAAAGTTGCCATAGTGtttaaactaaagttgccatgtggcaatttcAGTTTGTAGAGCATGACAATTTTACTATTTTGATGATGGCAACTCTAGTACTTTGACCATAGaaattattttttgtatgaaccatgacaattttaagtgcatgtgtcatggcaattttagtttatggtttatggcaagtctagtttcttagTTTCCCGTTTTATAAATGTCACGATTTACTTTTAAATGTAAAAGAAAATAGCTTAAATatatcatggcaacttcagtgtaaacacCATGACAATTCATATGCAATATACATAACAACTTTTAACCCAAAAAAATTCGTTGGAATATATGGATATAAGATCTAATTTCGAAGATCTAGTCAcgagggatttaatggtgaaaacggatcttcaatcgaatttttcatttaagagataaaacgttttaaAAACTAAAAATCCAAAACGATTCCCACATGCATGCATACGGTGACGTGGCGCAGTCTATGTGTTATAGGGCGTGTGGACAGGTTTCGCTcccaccacacgtgtgggcgttagcgttGTCCTAATCTTAAGCTGTATTATTATTCGGGACCAACTATGCATCAGGCACCTGAAAAAAAGTTCCATCAGTCACTTCTACTCTAGACCGTCTGATCTTCATCGAACGGCTGTAAATAGATCACGGTGTTATTCATCATCTACCTCtggcttcttcttccttgcgcagCCGGCGGCCCGCCCAGGCCTAACCGCCCGCCTCCGCCCCTTGCGGTTGGCGACTAGCGGCACCTCGCTGCCCCACCCTCCCCTCTACCTCCCCCACGGTAGTGCTGGTCATCGCCTCGGCCATCCCTCCAAGCCCCGCCGCATTGCAAAACAACTCCGGTGATCCTCTGCACCCCCACctcctaagatagataatggggccATGGCTCCCCCCGAGATAGATTCTCTGGCGATCTTCGACGTGAAGGAAGGAACGAAGGAAGAAGGTGACTCATGCGAGCAAAGTTTTCAGGTACCTCGGAATCACCATAGCCATTATTATTCTCTCAAAGAAAAGTTCATCTTAAGGAGCTAGGGCCTTTTTTTCAGTTGGCATGCTAGAGTTCGGAAGCGTAAGATTTTCGAGTATAACCTATAACCCTATTTTGAGAATCATACCCCAAATATATTCAAGCAAATGTTAGAGGGCAACGATGCGGCAAACATGGCGACTCACTTGTTAGGGCACACAGTATGTTATGGTGgcgcaaaacaaaaaaatttaCCACTCGAA
This genomic window from Aegilops tauschii subsp. strangulata cultivar AL8/78 chromosome 4, Aet v6.0, whole genome shotgun sequence contains:
- the LOC109781186 gene encoding uncharacterized protein; its protein translation is MARFNGATVLLIISATVSVYTCAIIAGAALGRTLDSTATTKQTPSDRTLRVSVSFRGLAEDFAKELWGGNHREGRSGRGLAGAGDGTAVLSSSPASVSLSPRANRAAAADRESALQPMPVANYTQVNSRARDDVHTRAAARPWSRRSNFSDEITDEKRPGGRGVIKVGPWGGSGGAPFYMRGGRGVSAPRVRSVTLQYTDDAIHSFSQSSDEAMVKQTLQRAEGGGQGRARLTPYEQINFASDEQLIAVEGTYGHCSYVRAVVVTSLTFRTDKGRTYGPYGKETGTPFSIPAANGCIVGFWGRSGWLLDAIGVYIRPCQALMAA